One Ostrea edulis chromosome 6, xbOstEdul1.1, whole genome shotgun sequence genomic window, GAATCATTTATAGAAAATTAGTTTTTCCGTTTCAAATATGGCTGAAATACTACCGCCTCAGCGTAAAAcaattattaattaattaatcaatcaatcaatgaaataGGTAATAATAATGTAACATACACAGGATAAACTGATCTGTCAAATATCgcaaaatcagaaaaatttaaaaatcatatatatatatattttcattttacagaCATGGATCTCTGACAAACAGACATCGATCTCTGACAATgaaaatacactgtatacatataattttgacaatttaatacaagaggcccatgggcctagaatcgctcttctgatacattgtagaacaggcaaaactTCTCACTAACCAATATTCATCAATTAagaaagtttgatgatgttaagtcaaatagtacctgaaaatttaaatgtaactgtccaaaagtagatcacggtgacctacttttggtcgacacactgaagactcaagatgcatcaactgacaagtcaaatagtattcaaatatagccgtcaaattccaaaaggccacagtgacctactttttggtcgagaCACTCCAAAgacctaagatgcatcaactgacaaagtttgataattgaagtcaaatagtatctgaaatattctgATATGAACGTCAAactccaaaagtaggtcacaatgACCTACTTTATGGTCGACACACaccgaagactcaagacccatcaactgacgaagtttgatgattgtaagtcaaatactatttgaaatacacaaatatagccgtcaaaatccaaaagtaggtcaaggtgacctactttttggtcaataAACTATGAAggctcaagatgcatcaactgacaaagtttgatgatcctagctttcatagtgtccaaaatatgcatctaaaattgaaaatgtgaaatttgaatgtctgcaaaattcaaaaagtaggtcactgtgaccttactttttttgataaatatgtttcgaggcctctagacgcatcatcttacaaggtttgatgattctaaacctctcagtatctgaaataacaacctaaaatgtattcataaataattaataaccataaaattcagaaagtaggtcatggtgacatacttttcacataaCGCACtttaaggtcccatgatccatcaactgacaacttttgatgaccataggctcaaaagtgtccaagatatgcatcaaaatccatttaataataattacctgcgaaattcaaaaagtaggtcaccatgtcCTACTtctgagacaacatgatattaggtcctaagatgcatcaactgacaattttgatgatcgtagtccttatactaagcaaaatatcaaagttttaacaaaacaaaatttaaggtcaaatttgaagtgaccttgagaccacaccctttgccccaggatgatgccttgaacaatttttttttaatttacaacctatcctcatccttatgcataagtttggtgataatttgcccagtggttcttgagaagaatttttagcaACCCCTACtttttttgcattttcctaattatctccccttgttaaagggtcacaaccctagttttagtacaaatgaaagcccttgggccaagaacaccctgtgacaaatttgacgaaaattggccaaggggttcttgagatatagccctttttccaaaaagttggtgcacaccgcacgccagacatatgaccatatgattagctctttgagccttcggcttaCAAGAGCTAAAAATACATATCAGatcattcttctttctttttatatGCAGAATaattaagtaaaaaaaatcataaggGTATAAATCTTgcatggcaaaaaaaaaaaatacatcccATAGAAATTTGTCAATGGAGCTGTCACACATTTGTCGGATATGAAGAACACAATGACCTTAATCAGTGGTGCAGAATCGCACACCACATTATAGATAGTATACATGTCGGGGTTTCTGTTAAGTTACATTAGACATGACATGTCTTTATTTGACCTGCCTGTCACGTTACAAGATTTGTTTGTGTTTATTATGTTATGGGAGTTGTCTGTCATGTTACATTATACGTCTGTCATTTTAAAGTATTTGGCTTTCATGTTACGTTACATGTCTGTCCATGTTACGGTATACGTCTGTCATGTTACAGTATACGTCTGTCATGTTATGGTATATGTCTGTCATGTTACGGTATACGTCTGTCATGTTACGGTATACGTCTGTCATGTTACAGTATATGTCTATCATGTTACAGTATATGTCTGTCATGTTACGGTATATGTCTGTCATGTTACGGTATACGTCTGTCATGTTACAGTATACGTCTGTCATGTTACGGTATATGTCTTTCATGTTACGGTATACGTCTGTCCATGTTATGGTATACGTCTGTCATGTTACAGTATATGTCTGTCATGTTACGGTATATGTCTGTCATGTTACGGTATATGTCTGTCATGTTACGTTATCTGTCTGTCATGTTATTGTATATATCTGTCCATGTTACGGTATATGTCTTTCATGTTACGGTATATGTCTGTCATGTTACGGTATATGTCTGTCATGTTACGGTATATGTCTGTCATGTTACGGTATATAACTGTCATGTTTCGGTATATGTCTGTCATGTTACGGTATATGTCTGTCATGTTACGGTATATGTCTGTCATGTTACGGTATATGTATGTCATGTTACGTTATATGTCTGTCCATGTTACGGTATATGTCTGTCCATGTTACGTTAGATGTCTGTCATGTAACGTTATCTGTCTGTCATGTCACGGTATATGTCTGTCCATGTTACGGTATCTGTCTGTCCATGTTACGTTATCTGTCTGTCCATGTTACGGTATATGGTCTGTCCATGTTACGTTATATGTCTGTCATGTAACGTTTTCTGTCTGTCATGTTACGTTATATGTCTGTCATGTTACGGTATATGTCTGTCCATGTTACGTTATATGTCTGTCATGTTAAGGTATATGTCTGTCCATGTTACGTTATATGTCTGTCATGTAACGTTTTCTGTCTGTCATGTAACGTTATCTGTCTGTCATGTTACGGTATATGTCTGTCCATGTTACGTTATATGTCTGTCATGTTACGTTATCTGTCTGTCATGTTACGGTATATGTCTGTCATATGATACGGTATATGTCTGTCCATGTTACATTATATGTCTGTCATGTtacggtacatgtatatgtctatCATTTTACAGTATTTGACTTTCATGTTACGTTATATGTCTGTCATGTTACGGTATATGTCTGTCATGTTACGTTATTTGTCTGTCATGTTACGTTATCTCTCCGTGATTGTTACGTTACACAAATTCCAATTGTTCATAAAATATCTATTTGTGATTTATTATCtatttttgacattttatatCTTATTTAGAATCTAAACTTGATAtccaaataaaaaagaattaggAAAAACTcatgtttaaatattttctaatcccccccccctccccattatATGCTCAATGTGTTTTCACCAGCTATTAACCTCCGAGTTCAAAGGAGTCAACCATATTGAAACTTTAAATTTCTGGTGAAGATatgcaaaagaaaagaaaaaaagtaatATTCTCCAATCGTTTTGCACCTTTTGAACTTGCATCATCATGTGCTGAACAACCATAATATGGTTGACTCCTTTGAACTAAGAGGCTAATACATGTAGCTggtgaaaatatatttgatctGCCGAAAAGACGATCAacattcattcaaatattgtgaGGGTGACCATAAGTAGCTATATTTTAAACAGTAATTCTAAGTTGGACTGCAACTGATGACGGATGCATAAAATCCAACACAATGAAGGTAAATTGCAGGGATAATtggatttattttttcaaagtttctgtGACGTCAAGTAAACGATTTAGCATCTCTCTTGATTGAtctcagtatacatgtacttatcatCCACATTCCTAATTATCATTTACAGGATTGTCATTTGACGATGGCATCAACATCTTTATGTATTGTTTCATTTACAGCTGGAATCCAGAGAAGGTTGTGATTGGTACACTTTGGGAATAGTAACCTTTTCCCTGGTAACGTTTAACCCACACCGAGTCTCCCTTGTCCAATCTTAGAACAACCAGGTTAACTCCGGTCTCATAATAATCATTGTCACCAGAGTCATATGCCATCGTTCTGACCTGGGAATTGCCATTCAGTACAATATCTACCCGAATTTGCTCAGTATGGTAACTTTGTACACTGACAAAGAAGACATAGTGACCGCCCACGGGGGCAGTGAAGATCCCTGTTCCGGTGTTGTAGCCTCCACCCACGTTGTTTATCACCTGGGGAAAAACCAGTGTACCACCGGTCCACGAAGAGGAGCTTGACGTTATCGTAGCGGTAAAGGCCACTTTACTCGACAAAcctaaaatataaatattgtctCCTTATATATTGTCCTGCAGCTATGTTGAGAATGGAGTCTCTAAAAAGGAAACTAAATAAACCTTAAACGCCTCCATCTCTGAAAGATCATCTCTGACAATGTATTATTAATCAGAAAGGCACGTACTTTATCAATATtacaatgatgaaataaaagAAGGTATATTACATAATACACATACTAAATTATTGTTTTCCCGTAAAGAAGCCATTTAGGAAATGTTAAGTATTGTAAACAGATCACAGGTTCTATAAGTGCTCGGATACCGAAAATTATTTTAAGAATCAGTGACATAAATGACCATGGAAATGCTTctgatatataatttatattcttTAGACTTTACACTGTTAtctgattacatgtattatacttgTATATCATCCACATTATGGAATATTAAAAATTCATACAGTACTGAAATATTAAGAAATCTAATCAAAATCTTTGCAATTTGTTCATTTCATAAAACATACTCTTTACAAAACATAGTGTTATTACCTAATCTACAATATGaattgatattatatatattttttctattttccaACTTTACTCAGCAGAAAAAGCTACACAAAATGTGCAGGGGTGTATCACGTGACCTACTATTACCCGATCACGTGGCGATCTGTTTCCTGGTCACGTTAGAAACTATTACCCGATTAATAATATTAggtaataaaaattatttcatgcctaCAAGGGAAAGTCAAAACTATTGCCTAGTGGCGAAGACCCGGGAAACTATTGTGACAACAGTTTCCCGGGTTTTCGCCACTACCCCGAAACAttagttttgactgtttcctGAATAGGCATGGAacaattgtatacatgtaacaatgtaACAATACATACCACAGTGGTTGTTAGTAACATTCATTCGGAACACCTCTAAAGATGACACAGTAGACGAGAGTTTTAGTTGTTCATATTCAGCCTTCTTCACTTCTACTTCTAGACTACTAACTGTGCTGTTCAAATCATCTGCAAAAAAGTAtgttaatatacattgtatgtactcAGTTTTAAGGAATTTCCTGAGTCACATTTCGTGTACCATATtgatatttctttcaaattatcgatttttgtttgtttgtttgtttcctttgtttttcgtttgtttgtttcctttgttttttgtttgtttgttgtttttttttttttgttacctttgtttttttgtttgtttgtttgttgttgtttttattgttgttgCAAATATACTGTTACATCATCAATCGGTAAATGTTAATGCGATGTAACgatttcataaatatacatatatcaaagtactgagagtactAATAGGCAGAAGCATGGTTTTTAAAAGTACAAAGTTATCCTTCAACTTGATGTTGTGacatgaaaatcaataaggatcatATACTCTTTAAGAACAGCCAATGTCTCAAGTTTACTTACTGTCAAATACTtctctcaagatattgagcagacaatgtTTTCCATATTGTAGAAACATCCATTTTCAACTTGGGCCAATAAAATGATGGTTGGTTGATTATAtttttctcgagaatttttcactcaaatggagacatcaccattgccagtgaaggactgcaaaatttaggactatgctctgcgcttatggcctttgagcagagagggatctttatcgtgccacacctgctgtgacacgaggcctcgaTTTTTACGGTCTCGTCCAaagtaccgccccatttagttgtctcttacgacaagtaaggggtactgaggacctattatagcccggatccccacggggccCAATAAAATGACTCACAATTCCGTTAcaaatcccatggggatccggattagaataggtactttattgaaatatgttaaCAGACGACGTTAAACAAACAGAGGGAAGTTCCGCTTACTATCAATTGTGAAGatgtttaccccccccccccccaatcctgAGACTTAGCTCAAACTCAGCATACTTGCATCCTCTATGATAGAAGAGTTCTTGTCTGTAAACTGGAGAAGGAGTTTGTGCGAAATAGGTATCTTGTATGCacttaaaatgataaattgatttaaagaaaatgaaaatattgaatgcaGTGCTGCCTCGATAGTATTTCTGCTAATATCCTACATGATATGAAATACTTTATTCAGGAAGCATGATAATCGTCGACGGTACCGATTCCTGATGAAATATTGATTCTGGACAGACTTTTACCGATATCGAGATGTGCTCCTGCTGTCCCTTTAGAAACAGTCTTGTGGATGACTTCATAAAACCAATAATGTTGGATAaagacctgtttttatattcatatgaagcagaatttattcaaaaatttctacgtgagaagaaaaaatctctcgctgtgaccttcaattcgacttttagatatatcgatgacgttttgtctattaagaatgatagctttcattcatatgtcgatttgatatatccctgtgagctggaaataaaggacaccacagagtcgtccacttctgcttcatactttgatattttattgaaagtagacattaacggcaaactaacaactcaactgtacgacaaacgggatgatttcagcttctccatcgtcagcttcccacatttatgtagcaatattccattatcacctgcatatgtgtttatatatctcaactgattcgatatgcaagagcttgttctgggtatagtcagttttttaatcgaggtaagctactgacaaacaagttgatggtacagggatttcaacagtctcgattgaagtcagcatttcacaaattctatggtcgttataacgatctagttcgtcaatacaacctcgcattgggtcaaatgctgtctgacatatttcataccgattgttaagccgttcttggcacactgattttgactgcggataactccgtttacttgatcaggatatggggctcacggcgggtgtgaccggtcaacaggggatgcttactcctcctaggcacctgatcccacctctggtgtgtccaggggtccgtgtttgcccaactatctattttgtattgcttgtaggagttatgagattgatcactgttcgttatcttcaccttgcatagataTCAATGGTTTCCGTCCCTACTATATACACATCTCTCTGAAGTGGGCGAATATAAAACGAGGCAaatttttccatatatatatatatatatatatatatatatatatatatcagttgCATATTAGTTTTTTGAAAAGATGAGTGTGTCTACAATTTTTGAGGAAAACCTTTGTAAACTTTTCTATCCAGAACCCATCAATTTTCGCTATTCATGAATTGCATTCTACTTACCGAATAATGACTTTGCCATGCTCTGTTGCACTCTTTCTAGGTCTGACAAGGCAGTTGTCAGTTTTCTACCCGTGCTTCTCATTTCTCTGCTATACATGGCCATGGAATCATTAACTCTCTCTGAGATCAtcatatatttgttttcaacGAGTTCAGgtatatttttatctatttgcAGAGTGTGTTTATTCAGATCCAAAAGTGTAGTGGACAAATAGCG contains:
- the LOC130046434 gene encoding uncharacterized protein LOC130046434 isoform X3, whose protein sequence is MDENHRVFEKQLSDEKRRFERNTSGVLADLKIEVRYLSTTLLDLNKHTLQIDKNIPELVENKYMMISERVNDSMAMYSREMRSTGRKLTTALSDLERVQQSMAKSLFDDLNSTVSSLEVEVKKAEYEQLKLSSTVSSLEVFRMNVTNNHCGLSSKVAFTATITSSSSSWTGGTLVFPQVINNVGGGYNTGTGIFTAPVGGHYVFFVSVQSYHTEQIRVDIVLNGNSQVRTMAYDSGDNDYYETGVNLVVLRLDKGDSVWVKRYQGKGYYSQSVPITTFSGFQL